TGCCCGGGGCGAGGGGGTGGCagaccccaaaacccacccgGCCTCATGCTCTACCGCCGAGCTGGCATTCACACGGCAGCCCTTGGTCCCAGCCCTGCCAACATCCCACTGTCtgtgctgcctgcgctgcctgcactgcctgcactgcctgtgctgctggccaGGCTTGGTCAGTCGGGGATGTGGGGGGCAGAGGTGGCCTCGAGGTGTCCCAGTGCCGCCGCTGCCCCAGTGGGGACCGAGGTGCCAGACGCAGGCAGGGCCACATGGTTCTGGCAGCATTTTGGCACAACGGGCCGTACCCACGGGCCAGGCTGTGCCAACGCCAATGCCGATGCTGATGCCAATAATGGTGCCGATGCTTTGGGCACTGCCCGACCTCTCCTCCTTTAATCCATGAGCCTCcacacacacatcccctcctCACTCCCTCCAAAGTCCCTCCAGCATCTGCACAAGCACAGTGCGAGGCCAGACGGACCACAAGGACAGATGGACATTGCACCATTCCCCCACCCCAGCTTAATCCTGGGCCTCTGGAAAAGATAACAGGGCCTGAGATAATCTCAGTTTTTCCAGGCACTGAGGTCACCAATACAATCAATCACTTGTGCTAGTTGTTCAGTGAACAGGCTCTAGAGCTGTCGCTGCCCTGATGCAGTGGGATGAGCCGGGTGGGCTCTGCACTGCAGTACCATGAGGATGCCAACAGCACCTGcgctgggggtgctggtgcctAGTGtggcaggagcgggcagggcagAGCCCAGGCACTCGGGAACTCGGGTCTCACTGCAGACCCTGACCCGCAGGGACAAGCCTGCCTGACCCGTGCCAGAGGAGTCATCCAGGCACCCGGCCAGGCTGGGATGCTCCGTCTGTCCTGCTGGAGCACCCACATTACTCACATGCCAGCGTGCCCACCCCACAGCCGGAACCTTGTGGTCAAGGGCTCCCTTTAATCTGCAGTGCTCCGGAGCATCCCCGCCGGGGCCAGACTCTGCCTGGGGCTGAGCATGGCTTTCACCTCCCAGCCACTCGCTGTAACCACCAAATTATCCAGTGCTGGAAAGAGGCATGCGCCCACGTGTGTGTGCACCTCTCATGGGCCGTGTCCCCGCAGGCACGTGGGGACATGCCTCTGGGCTGGGGACAAATGGCAAggtggggatggggactcctccacACATAGAGCATCAAATGCCTGAAGCCGCCCATGCTCCCCCTCGGAGGCAGAGCAGGCGCCAGCATGGCCCTCCGACAGCCAATTACTGTAATTAAAGCTGGAACGTGACATATATTCAAACATATATTCAAACTGGTGGCTGTCACCCAGAAACAGCCCCCGTGCCCTTCCCCACATCCCCCAGCGACGCACTCGCCCAGCCAGGGCAGCCAGCCCCGTGTGCCGGCACTGCCAGCCAGCAGGACAGACGGATGCAGTCTCAGCAGGGAGCGGAGGAGCAACAGCCTTCCCCCGGGCAGCACCCCGTCCCCAGCACCCCGTCCCCAGCACCCACGGAGCCAGAGGATGCCGGCGCAGAGCGGGCAGGACCATGGCAGCGCCGAGCGCCTTGGCATGTGCTGCTTGGGGCCGTCACCGCATGCacaccagccccacagccctgacCCAGTTGGCCACATCTGGGTGCCTTTTGCAGGACCTCAGCCCCATTTcatcccagtgccacccccatgtcctGATGGGACTACAGCCCTCCCACAAGGAGTTCCTCCACCCCAAAATGGGGGGCTCGCCCCATCCCGAGCCTCTGCCACCCAGCACCTGCCCCAGCAACCAGCCAGGTATGGGTGCCCTGCCCCATATCCAGTAGGATCTGCAGGACAAAGGGGGCCCGAGCTCCTGCCACTGTTCCACCACACACTAACAGGGTCAGTGACAGCAGTGCTCCTGTCCTGGCACATTGGCCACCGGCTCTTCATGGCTCAGGAAACATCCTTCATCGATTGTCCCTGCTTCATCGGGATGGGGACATGCTGCAGCCCCATGGCTGGGCAATACGGCCATCCCTGGGCAGGGAGGTGGTATTAAACCTGATGTCACTGCGATGTTGGGCACATGGCAGAGGCTGCGCCACCCTGACCTTGCTCAGGGCAGAGGAcgccctgcaggaggagggcTTGGGGCACAAATCCTCTGCCAAAGGGCTTGGGGACATCCCTACCAGGGACATGGGTGACATtcccacctcacacacacacacacacacggcacccgctcagccctgtgctgctgagcCAAGATGCCCTCATTCCCCAGCACCCATGCGTGAATCCACCACCCCAGCTACCTCGAGGTCCCGAAAAGGCGGGTCAGACTTGTCGGCAAGCAGTGATCCACCGGGATCTCTGGCTTCACATCCACCAAGCAAGGCACGGCCACCAGCCCTCCCGCTCAGCCAGTACGGAGCTGGGCAGCCTCTCCCTGCTGGCGGCCAGGGATTAGTTACTGGCAGACCAGAGACTGAATGTTCCCAAAAAAAGTCCTTGCCCAACATAAAACCCCCCTGACCGGCTCAAATATGCAGAGTCAGGTTGTTTTCCGCTATGGGAAAGCACAGTCTTATCGGCTCAGCAGGAGAGGAGCTGTGTGCCGGGATCTGCGGGGTCCTTGGGGGGACACAGCCACCAGGCAGCAAGTGCTGTGGCAAGACACGGGACCTTCGGCCTGAAGGCACTTTGAAAATAAAAGCCCTGCCCAATTTGCTGAGCAAGAAGTGTCTCTGGACGGGGAAAATACGCCCAAGTGCTGCGAGGTGGCTGTCGAAGGGATGGGAGAGACGACGACAGCCACGGCTCAGGAAGGGGGATGCGTGCGGTGCATTGGGGGTCCCCCGTGGGCGATGCCCGGGGGAAGCGGGATGCGGAGGCAAAGCACCGGGGAAGCTGATCCGAAGCTGCTGGGGTGGGGATGCCCCAGGCACGCTGAGATTTCGGGTGTCCCACAGCATCCCCTGGGCAAACTGCCAGCCTCCTGCCACGTCCCGCCGGGCCgtgccccccaccgccccccagcTCCCTGTGTGCCGGCCGGGCGCCGGCGCTGCCGGCAGCTCCATCCCCGCCCCACCGGCAGACAGAGCTGCCATTGATGCTCGGAGCCGCCTTACCTGCTCTCCGTCGCCGCCGAAGGGGCTTCAACAATGGGCTGCCTGTGTGCCCTGGCcagggcagagccagcagccccACGCCTGAAATATAAGCAGCCGAGGCAGCATTTACCGTCCCGGCCCAGCTCCCCCGGGGGGGTAAACGCCGTCACTCCCGAGACCGCAGGGGAGGGGGAACACCCCAAACCCTGCGCCGGCTGCCGGGCACACGTGAGCGGGACGGGGCCCCATGGCACCCGGGGCAGTTTCTGCTGTCACTTCCTGCtcacccctgggtgctgggtaCACGGTGGGGATGGGGGGATGCCTACAGTGGGTGTCCCCCCCTCTAGCACAGGTGTCCTTCCCTGGTGGGCCACCAAACCAGCGACACTCCCGTCACCTTTGGGTCTGACCTTCATCCGGGGTCACTACATCACAGGGAGGGCAAACCTGTCCCCGTGTCACCAGTGGCTCCAGGGGGCTTGTCCCCATCCTGGGGGGCCTGCTGTGGGTGATActccccctcccttcccatctgtggggggagagcagaggggcTTTACTGGGGTGGGAGacgcaggaggaggagggatggggatgcTCCAGGACCCCCGCAGAGATGCTGGCCCTGCTCAGGTGTCTTCGGTAAACACCAGCAAGCCGGTTTGCTCGCCACAAGAATGTGTCCTGAAGCACGCCGCAGCAACCAGCACCCCGAAACCCCGGTGATTTGCCCCTTCCTCTGTCGTGAGTCAGGCGACGGCAGGTGCCCCGGGCCGGCACGGCGCGGCACGGCACGCAGCCTGTACTTTGGGCAATTTGGGATGACAAAGTGGGGACGCGGCTTGTGGGGTGCTGATTGCAGGGTCGGGGGCCACGGTGCTTCGCCTGCCCTGTCTCATCCCATCCCTGATCCAGTAGCCCCTACCCCAGGGGCATCCCCACCGCTCCATACACCTGTCTGGGGTAtccccctcttccccttccccatgTCTGCACCTCGGGgtagcccccccctgccccacaccctgaCCTGGGGTATCCCCATTGCCCCACAGCCCTACCTGGGGTGTCCCCCGGCTCTACACCCCTCCCTGAGGTatccccctgccccacatccctACCCAGGGGTATTTTCCCCTACCCCACACCCTTGCCTGGGGTACCCCCATTGCCCCACACACCTGCATGGGGTACCCCCCTGCCCCACAGTCCTACCTGctgtgtcccccctgccccacacccctgCATGGAGTATCCTCATGGCCCCACACTCCTACCTGTGGTATCCTCCTGCCCCACACTTCCCCCCGGGGtaccccctgccccacaaccTCCGTAGCCGTGGGTGTATGTGCAGCAGTGGGTGCTGGTGTATCTGCGTGTGTGCCCTGGGGTGCGCGTGTGGACACCCGTACTGTCGCGTGCCTgttctgtgtctgtctgtctgtccgtctgtctgtctgggTGTGCGGCTGCGATTCCGGGTGTCCCTGCCGGCAGAGGgggtaagagagagagagagaaacagtcAGACAGCGACAGAGAGACAGCGAGACTCTGCTCTGTTTGGGGGTGACGGTGTAGCGCCAGCATCTCCCCGGCAGGCCTGACCCTGCACCCACCATCATCACCATCACCTGCTGGCCGCAGCGGCATCGTGGGCACCCCAAGGTGTCCTCGAGGGCcaggacccccagcaccccccagcaacAAGGACACAAGGTCCTGGGGTGCTGCTTGCATGTGCTGCCCCTCAGCAGCACATATGGGGTATGTGGGTACCCCCACAGTCACCAACCCTGGCTGGCTATGGGGGAGTGATCAGGGTACAATCAGAAACTCACCTGGCCAGATACAGGGTATTTTGGGGGTTCCATGGGTTGGCAGAGGATAATCTGGTTGGATACGGGATATTGAGGCATCACGGGGTGGTGGAGGTCAGATACAAGGGGCCAGAGGCAACCCAGGTGGATATGAGGTGCTGCAGTGACATGAGGTGACAACAGCTGACCCAGCCAGATATGGGGTGTTGGGGTGCTGTTGGGTGGCAGAGGTGCACCCTACTGGCTACGGGGGCTGagggtgctgcagggcagcagaagCTGACCCAGCCAGATATATGGGTGTTTCAGGGTGCTGCGGGGCAAAGGAAGTTGAACCCCCTGGCTATGGGGTGTCAGGGTGCTGTGGGGTACAGCCAGGCAGATGCAGGGCTCCCCCTCCATTGCAGACCTCAGGTGCCTGAGCAGGGAGGGCTCCCTCCACAGCTGCCAGCATCCCGCCGCGCTCTTGAGTAGTTAATAAGTTGTAGGGGAGATTTTGGTGCAGGCAGGGAACAGGCAGGAGCAAGCCCGTGTCTGGCAGGGGCCAGCGACCACATTcctgggtgagggggggggctggAAATGCCGTCACTGACACCTGCATGCAAGGTTGGGGGATGGTTGATGGGGGACACACATGCACCCCACAGCcatggggctgctgctgccaggtctGAGTGTgcctgccagcagcctgcctgcacctgccttattttttccttcaccaGCTGCCCGCTCGGGTTGACGAGGTGACGCTGCTGCGGCGGTTACGTGCGTTATCTGCTGCTTCCTTCAAAGCCAACATATATGAGCAGGATGAGTAAAGATATTTATCATCTGGTCTGGGGATCCCCACCGGCGCTCCCTGCCCGGCAGGGTGAgagcaggagggggctggggggggggttcccccccccccagccccctcctgctcTCACCCTGCCGGGCAGGGAGCACCCATGGGTCCCCCAGGATGGCTGGTGCCAGAGCAACCAATAGTGAAGGGGGTTGCACTTTGCACAGCGACACAAAGGTGCCCGGCGTTTGCTGAACCCCGGTTAAACGTGAGCACTGATAAGACGCTCCAGAAATAAACCAAACCCTGACCTGCCGGCACCTCTGGgtgtgtgtcggggggggggggggaaacagcAAAGGTGAGGGATTTCCAGATCCCAGGGGGGGGTTCAGTTGGTCCGAATGAGCATGGTGGCTGTGCTTCCTGGTACCCATCACCCCAAAACCAAGGGGATGGCTGAAGCAGGTGGCGTCTCTCCCCCTCCCGCCCTTCTCCGGTAACCAGCGCCATCTCTGCAAACAAAGGGGAGGGTGTGGGACGCGGGTGAcggaggagcagagaggagcgTCCAGCAGCGAAACCCCACCCCGGGCGGGCGCTTGAGCTGGCCCCGCCAGCCCTTATAAAAGCAGGTGCACCCAGGTGTAAGCTGATCCCCCAAGAGCTGCGAGCGGTGACGGGTGACGGGCGACGGTTTCGGTCCGTGGGTTCTTCTCCGCCATCGCTTGGAGCGCGACAGCGAACCGGCCACCATGTCGATGGGGTTGGAGATCGGCGGGGTGGCCTTGTCGGTGCTGGGTTGGTTGTGCAGCATCATCTGCTGCGCGTTGCCCATGTGGAGAGTGACGGCCTTCATCGGCAACAACATCGTGACGGCCCAGATCatctgggaagggctgtggatgaACTGCGTGGTGCAGAGCACGGGGCAGATGCAGTGCAAGGTCTACGACTCCATGCTGGCCCTGCCGCAGGACCTGCAAGCCGCCCGCGCCCTCCTGGTTGTGGCCATCGTCTTGGCCGTCCTGGGTTTAATGGTGGCCATCGTGGGCGCCCAGTGCACCCGCTGTGTGGAGGATGAGAGCACCAAAGCCAAGATCACCATCGTCTCCGGCGTCATCTTCCTGCTCTCCGGCGTCATGACCCTCATCCCCGTCTCCTGGTCGGCCAACACCATCATCCGGGATTTCTACAACCCACTGGTGCTTGACGCGCAGAAGCGGGAGCTGGGCACCTCGCTCTACGTGGGCTGGGCAGCCTCcgccctcctgctgctggggggggccctgctctgctgctcctgcccccccaaagACGACAGGTACCCCACCGGCAAGGTGGCCTACTCCGCCCCGCGCTCCGCCATCACCAGCTACGACAAGAGGAACTATGTCTGAGCTCCCCTGGgaccccccgtcacccccccaacatcccacccacccccacccccccgggacCCTCATCACCCTTCATGGGGACCGGGGACTgcggcaccggggcgggggggggggggcgcaaagGAGGGGACGGGGACAGCCGCGAGGTCAGGGCCGGGCTGTGTAAATAGAGACAGTTTCGGTTAAACAAGAGGCGGTTTCGGGTCGGCGGGAGAAAGCGGCGCCCGGCGTGCCCCTGCCTGCGCCgatgggacaggatggggacggggatggggatggtggCCCCCCCCgtgtcgtgtccccccctccATCGACAGCGGCCGGGCACCATCTGTCCCTGTTACGCGTGGTCTGTACCGGTTACATTTGACAATAAACGTGTCCTGTTTTTAGCCCGAGTATCcttggggcggggagggggggcagggtcCCACCGGTTAccgggagggggggccgggggctccagccccccttCAGGAGCCACCCCACCCCCTCCGCCGCGGCAGCACCCCGGCGGTACCGCATCTGGCGGGGGGGATGTCACGGTGcagcccctcctccccccccgctgccgggggtCTCTGCTCGCGGGGGGCCGGTCCCCCCCCGCCCATTCGGGAGCAGCCGCGGCAGCAGGGCCGCCACCGAAATCCGGCCGCGGCACTCCCTGCCTGCGCGGTCCAAAGTCTGGCTGCGCCGAGGGGAACACGGGGCGctctcccccccaaccccccctgaGCAGCGCCCGGGGCGAGGCCGCCTTGCACAacccttcccgccgccgccccggctcgGCCATGGCCGCTGCCTCCCCGCCACGCTCCAGCGGGCAGGGACAAAGCGGGAGGGACCGGCTGCAGGTGCACGGCCCGAGCGGGCAGCGGGGCCCAGCgggctccccgcacccccccggggctgcccgcacccccccggggctgcctgcTCGGGGGCTCGGAGCGGCTTTTCAGGAAAACGCTGCCCAGGGGCCGGCGGCAGAGGGAGGTTTCACTGCCTTCGGCCTTGGGTGCACctgcgggcaggagcaggcagcgggaACAGGCAGCGGgtgcccgcccggcccccggcgcTTTGTCTCGGCCGAGCCCCCGCTGCCCCGCTCGCAGGCCGGTGCGATCTGCCCGCCTCGAATTCCCCCGGGCCGCACCTCGGCCCGCTCCCCGGCACGCCCGGCTGCCCGCGGGCACCTGCGATAAGGATCGGCAGCGCAGCGGCAGGGCGCTCCTGCCCGGCAccggctctgcccggccccggctctgcccggcccggggctccGCCTGGCaccggccgggcgcgggggggtggggggcgcggggggttCCCGCCCCGCGGGCAGCGCGCGGCAGGCGGTGACCTTGCGGCGCAGAgccgggcaggagcgggcagcgccccgccccgccccgccccgccggcagcggctccgccctcccgccgccagggggcgcccgaCGCCGGCAGCGGGGCGGAGCCGCCCGCACTGCgccacgcccccccctccccggtcgcgcgccgccgccgccgccatgatGTTCCGCCGGTTGCCCCGCGCCCGCGCCCCTGCCCCGCCAGAGCGGCggcgccccgtcccgccgcccgcccccgcccgctCGGTGGTGACGTaagagcccggcggggcgggggcggcgggaggggtcCCGGGAGGCGGAGCGGGTCCGTTACCCGGGGGTTGGGCCCCTGCCCCGCCCCatggctcccccccccccccaggggctgGGCTCGCCCGTGCGGCATGAGAACGCCGGCCCCGCCCCTTTCCCTGGCCCCGCCCCTTTCCCTGGCCCCGCCCCTTtccctggccccgcccccagacgcccctctccccgcagagcggTGCCGCTGGCCCACGTGGAGTTGGGGGGTCGCGGGGACCGGCCGCCCCTGGTGCTGCTCCACGGACTCTTCGGTAGCCACAGCAACTTCCAGACGGTGGCCAAAGCGCTGGTGCGCCGCGGCAGCGGCAAGGTGAGGCCTTGGGGTTGGGGGTCCCGGGCGGGCAGTGCCCCGGGCCGGGGTGACACGGAGCCCCTGCCCAGGCAGGTGCTGACGCTGGACGCCCGGAATCACGGCAGCAGCCCCCACAGCCCGCTGATGACCTACGAAGCGATGAGCCTGGATGTGCAGCACCTCCTGACCCGCCTGGGCATCACCAAGTGCATCCTCCTGGGACACAGCATGGGGGGCAAGACGGCCATGACGCTGGCCTTGCAGCGGGTCGGCAGGCGCAGGGctcccggggctggcgggggagGCTCCTGGGGCGGGAGGCTGGAGGATTTGGGGTTGTTTAGtccggagaagaggaggctgaggggagacctcctggccctctgcaactccctgccaggagggggcagagaggggggatgagtctctggagccaaggagccagcgccaggccccgagggaatggcctcaagctgcccagggcagggtcaggctggctctgaggaaggatttctgtgcagaaggggctgttgggcgttggaatgggctgcccagggcagggggggagtccccgggatccctggaggggttgaagagtcgggctgacccagcgctgagggatctgggggagttgggaacggtcagggtgagggtcatggttgggctggaggagcttcaggggcttttccaacttCGAGGATTCTGTGACTCTGATATAGAGGGGTGGCACCATTGGGGGTTTTTCACTGGTGCCAGCCTGGCACACAGCCCCGTAGAGGGTGGCTTTTCTCCGTTTCGGGGGTGCAGTCCCCCTCAGAGCTGTAagctgagctgcaggagcaggagctggtCTCTGCCCACCAGCCCACGCTCTGCCCTGTCCCTCCAGCACTGATTGCAAGGGAGCTTCGAGATCTCCCGTGCCAGGGCACAGGGACTCAGGGAAGGGCACCTGGAGTTCTCTGCTGAGGCAGGAGGGAGCTAAAAGCCCCCAGGGAGTCTGGGTGGGAGCAGAGCCCCTGGCCAGGTCTTGCTGGGGAGATCTGGGCTGGCATCCATCTGCCCTGCTTGTGCCCCCAGCCAGACCTGGTGGAGCGCCTCATCTCCGTAGACATTAGTCCTGTCTCAACCGCATCTGTCTCAGAATTCTCTGCTTACATCTCTGCCATGAAGTCGGTGAAGATCCCAGACGGCCTGTCCCGCTCTGCAGCCCGCCAGCTGGCTGATGATCAGCTGCGTCCAGTGGTCCTGGTAGGAAATCCTGCTCCTTCAATGGGGTTTCCACTCCCAGCCTGTCCCTGAGACTGGAGCAcagagcttttggaccatgagaCTTTTTCCACCCCTTCTCACTTGCTGCTGTCATGGGCAGCTGGAGGATGTTTTACCGGGGCTGCAGGGGCGATGGGGAATGTGACGGCATGGGAAATAGGCagaagggggtggaggggaggatgGAGGGTGCTGGGACATCTTGAGGGTTTGTTGCTCTTACTGAAGAGTGTATGATCCCCTTTTGTGGCAGCTCCCACAGCTGAGACAGTTCCTCCTCACCAACCTGGTGGAGGTGGAGGGCCGCTACCTCTGGCGGATGAACCTGGAGGCTATTTCCCACCACCTGGCAGATATGATGGACTTCCCTGTCTTCCACAAGCCGTATCCTGGCCCTGCACTCTTCTTGGGAGGATCCAAGTCGCCCTATATCAGGTGGGACTGGAGAGAAGCAGTTCAGAGTCTGTGGATTGACCCCTTGTGCTCTTCTGCAGCTGTCCAGGGTGGGAGGAAGCCCCCGAGGTGGAAAAGGTCCTGGAGGGAGCTCTGTGCCTCCAGCAGCCCGTGACACCAGCACACTGCAGAGCGAGGGGGAACTTGGGGGCAGCGCTGGGCTTtcccagctggggaggggacatgGTCAGACCTGGGATCCTCTGCTGCCTCGGGAGGGTGAGGAAGGGCACCTGGGTGGACCTCTGACCACACTTCCCATGGTGTGTTCACTTCTCCTGCAGCTCCAAAGACTACCCGGAGATCCAGCGCCTCTTCCCCAAGGCAGATGTTCAGTACATCGAAGGTGCAGGCCACATAGTCCATCAGGATAAATTTGAAGAATTCATCACTGCTGTCCTCAATTTCCTGCCACCACCATAGCCTGGGGATCAGGGTTTCTGCCAGCACCACGTGGGACCTGAGAAGCTCCAGACAGTGACGTGGGGCTCTGTGAGAAGGGGCTCGGCCTGGACTGGCTGCCCACTTTGCAGTCTGATCCTGGCTGCAAGGCCTTCTCCCACCCCAGCTCACCTGGAGCAGAGCGGAGAGGCTCCTCCATCCCGCAGAGCTCTCCTGCCACCTCTCAGGATCGCAGGGTGGcaccagcccagggtgctgtCCTG
Above is a genomic segment from Athene noctua chromosome 19, bAthNoc1.hap1.1, whole genome shotgun sequence containing:
- the LOC141968247 gene encoding claudin-3-like, encoding MSMGLEIGGVALSVLGWLCSIICCALPMWRVTAFIGNNIVTAQIIWEGLWMNCVVQSTGQMQCKVYDSMLALPQDLQAARALLVVAIVLAVLGLMVAIVGAQCTRCVEDESTKAKITIVSGVIFLLSGVMTLIPVSWSANTIIRDFYNPLVLDAQKRELGTSLYVGWAASALLLLGGALLCCSCPPKDDRYPTGKVAYSAPRSAITSYDKRNYV
- the ABHD11 gene encoding sn-1-specific diacylglycerol lipase ABHD11 isoform X3, with the translated sequence MMFRRLPRARAPAPPERRRPVPPPAPARSVVTAVPLAHVELGGRGDRPPLVLLHGLFGSHSNFQTVAKALVRRGSGKVLTLDARNHGSSPHSPLMTYEAMSLDVQHLLTRLGITKCILLGHSMGGKTAMTLALQRSVKIPDGLSRSAARQLADDQLRPVVLLPQLRQFLLTNLVEVEGRYLWRMNLEAISHHLADMMDFPVFHKPYPGPALFLGGSKSPYISSKDYPEIQRLFPKADVQYIEGAGHIVHQDKFEEFITAVLNFLPPP
- the ABHD11 gene encoding sn-1-specific diacylglycerol lipase ABHD11 isoform X2, which encodes MMFRRLPRARAPAPPERRRPVPPPAPARSVVTAVPLAHVELGGRGDRPPLVLLHGLFGSHSNFQTVAKALVRRGSGKAGADAGRPESRQQPPQPADDLRSDEPGCAAPPDPPGHHQVHPPGTQHGGQDGHDAGLAAEFSAYISAMKSVKIPDGLSRSAARQLADDQLRPVVLLPQLRQFLLTNLVEVEGRYLWRMNLEAISHHLADMMDFPVFHKPYPGPALFLGGSKSPYISSKDYPEIQRLFPKADVQYIEGAGHIVHQDKFEEFITAVLNFLPPP
- the ABHD11 gene encoding sn-1-specific diacylglycerol lipase ABHD11 isoform X1, whose product is MMFRRLPRARAPAPPERRRPVPPPAPARSVVTAVPLAHVELGGRGDRPPLVLLHGLFGSHSNFQTVAKALVRRGSGKVLTLDARNHGSSPHSPLMTYEAMSLDVQHLLTRLGITKCILLGHSMGGKTAMTLALQRPDLVERLISVDISPVSTASVSEFSAYISAMKSVKIPDGLSRSAARQLADDQLRPVVLLPQLRQFLLTNLVEVEGRYLWRMNLEAISHHLADMMDFPVFHKPYPGPALFLGGSKSPYISSKDYPEIQRLFPKADVQYIEGAGHIVHQDKFEEFITAVLNFLPPP
- the ABHD11 gene encoding sn-1-specific diacylglycerol lipase ABHD11 isoform X4, which gives rise to MMFRRLPRARAPAPPERRRPVPPPAPARSVVTAVPLAHVELGGRGDRPPLVLLHGLFGSHSNFQTVAKALVRRGSGKVLTLDARNHGSSPHSPLMTYEAMSLDVQHLLTRLGITKCILLGHSMGGKTAMTLALQRLPQLRQFLLTNLVEVEGRYLWRMNLEAISHHLADMMDFPVFHKPYPGPALFLGGSKSPYISSKDYPEIQRLFPKADVQYIEGAGHIVHQDKFEEFITAVLNFLPPP